Proteins encoded by one window of Cannabis sativa cultivar Pink pepper isolate KNU-18-1 chromosome 4, ASM2916894v1, whole genome shotgun sequence:
- the LOC115714707 gene encoding B-box zinc finger protein 32, whose protein sequence is MKPNKLCCLCDQEAFLYCAADRAFLCRNCDADVHTANFLVARHIRQPLCSVCEEFAGNLVSGDDLRHLCSQYCRSCSPRNISSVDDDDDDDDSSVLSSVSSVCVSSSESKLRFEDRPKTIEKISSSSSVTDLSGSVAEVKKESIIRRRKGLISVDTKTEGIFEKWCREIGLNGDLAVVVRLASEALGFCVARSRLLPFRVSLAASFWYGLRSIDKSSSAEAARTLHRLRRLQQLSGVPIKLIVAVELQLDRELKAQKNRRRDDLKEGWAECSG, encoded by the coding sequence ATGAAACCTAACAAGCTTTGCTGTCTTTGCGATCAAGAAGCTTTTCTCTACTGCGCAGCCGATCGAGCTTTTCTTTGCCGGAATTGCGACGCAGACGTTCACACTGCTAATTTTCTCGTCGCTCGTCATATTCGACAACCTTTGTGCTCCGTTTGTGAAGAGTTTGCTGGAAATTTAGTATCCGGTGACGATCTACGTCATCTCTGTTCTCAATATTGTCGGAGTTGTTCTCCGCGAAATATCTCCTCCGTTGACGATGACGACGACGATGATGATTCATCTGTTTTGTCTTCGGTTTCGTCTGTTTGTGTTTCTAGTAGTGAATCGAAGCTTAGATTTGAAGATCGGCCTAAGACGATTGAGAAGATCTCTTCTTCGAGCTCCGTTACGGATCTCTCCGGTTCCGTCGCCGAAGTCAAGAAGGAATCGATTATACGGCGACGTAAGGGTTTGATTAGTGTGGATACGAAGACGGAGGGCATTTTCGAGAAATGGTGCAGAGAGATTGGACTAAACGGTGATTTAGCCGTGGTGGTAAGGTTAGCATCGGAAGCGCTAGGGTTTTGTGTAGCGAGGTCGCGACTTTTACCGTTCAGAGTATCTTTAGCGGCGTCGTTTTGGTACGGATTGAGATCTATCGATAAGTCATCGTCTGCAGAGGCGGCGCGTACGTTACACCGCCTCAGACGGTTACAGCAGTTATCAGGCGTTCCAATCAAATTGATCGTGGCCGTTGAATTGCAGCTTGATCGCGAATTAAAAGCTCAGAAGAATCGCCGCCGTGATGATCTGAAGGAAGGTTGGGCCGAGTGCTCCGGCTAA